One Micromonospora sp. WMMD1120 genomic region harbors:
- a CDS encoding adenylate kinase: MSAPRRILVYGVYGSGKSTLAARLADRLGLPWHPVDDLLWQPGWVEVPVAQQRGRIEEICRRDRWIIDGAYHGWRDVVLARADLVVGLDLPRWRSFWRLLRRTVRRVLTGEVICNGNRESLSSVLSRDSILVWHVTAFRRARRRMRAWQGDPSAPPVVLLRTPAEVDDWLAGLPRR, translated from the coding sequence ATGAGCGCACCGCGTCGCATCCTCGTCTACGGCGTGTACGGCTCCGGCAAGTCCACACTGGCGGCACGGCTGGCCGACCGTCTCGGGCTGCCCTGGCATCCGGTCGACGACCTGCTCTGGCAGCCGGGCTGGGTCGAGGTGCCGGTGGCACAGCAGCGCGGCCGGATCGAGGAGATCTGCCGGCGTGACCGCTGGATCATCGACGGGGCCTACCACGGCTGGCGGGACGTCGTGCTGGCCCGCGCCGACCTGGTCGTCGGCCTGGACCTCCCCCGGTGGCGCTCCTTCTGGCGGCTGCTCCGCCGCACCGTCCGCCGGGTGCTGACCGGCGAGGTCATCTGCAACGGCAACCGCGAGTCGCTGAGCAGCGTGCTGTCCCGCGACTCGATCCTGGTGTGGCACGTCACCGCGTTCCGCCGGGCCCGTCGACGGATGCGGGCCTGGCAGGGCGATCCGTCCGCGCCGCCGGTGGTGCTGCTGCGCACCCCTGCCGAGGTGGACGACTGGCTGGCCGGACTGCCCCGGCGCTGA
- a CDS encoding metalloregulator ArsR/SmtB family transcription factor codes for MPAISPLTGDPIKRADAERLAGVLKAFADPARLRLLSLIQSAPDGEASVSDLTAALNLSQPTVSHHLRILTEAGLLERDKRGVWAYYRLVPAAIAQIADLLTPPRKRATKRTR; via the coding sequence ATGCCTGCGATCTCGCCGCTCACCGGCGATCCGATCAAGCGGGCCGACGCCGAGCGACTGGCGGGGGTGCTCAAGGCCTTCGCCGATCCGGCGCGACTGCGACTGCTCAGCCTGATCCAGTCCGCACCGGACGGTGAGGCGTCGGTGAGCGACCTCACCGCGGCGCTCAACCTCTCCCAACCGACGGTGAGCCACCACCTCCGGATCCTCACCGAGGCCGGCCTGCTCGAACGCGACAAGCGCGGGGTGTGGGCGTACTACCGCCTGGTGCCCGCCGCCATCGCGCAGATCGCCGACCTGCTCACGCCGCCGCGCAAGCGGGCCACGAAGCGCACCCGCTGA
- a CDS encoding ATP-binding cassette domain-containing protein → MNSSLNPAIVATDLRKSYRDKVVLDGIDLMITEGTIFALLGPNGAGKTTTVQILSTLVDADGGIARIFGHDLTREPDAVRRLIGVTGQFSAVDNLLTGRENLNLMADLCHLDRVARRRRSSDLLEQFDLTEAAGKPVSTYSGGMRRRLDLAMTLVGEPRVIFLDEPTTGLDPRSRRAMWEVIRGLVAEGVTILLTTQYLEEADQLADRVAFLDHGRLIAEGTPRELKRLIPGGHVVLQFADEAGLDSAARTFATATRDDAALTLQVPSDGGVGSLRALLDQLDRGSIDVAGLSVHTPDLDDVFLSLTGRPDPRAGRPDHERAPAR, encoded by the coding sequence ATGAACAGCTCCCTGAACCCCGCGATCGTCGCCACCGACCTGCGTAAGTCCTACCGCGACAAGGTCGTGCTGGACGGCATCGACCTGATGATCACCGAAGGCACGATCTTCGCCCTGCTCGGGCCCAACGGGGCCGGCAAGACCACCACCGTGCAGATCCTCTCCACCCTCGTCGACGCCGACGGCGGCATCGCCCGGATCTTCGGCCACGACCTCACCCGGGAACCCGACGCGGTCCGCCGACTGATCGGTGTCACCGGTCAGTTCTCCGCCGTCGACAACCTGCTCACCGGGCGGGAGAACCTCAACCTGATGGCCGACCTGTGTCACCTGGACCGGGTCGCCAGGCGGCGACGGAGCAGCGACCTGCTCGAGCAGTTCGACCTGACCGAGGCGGCCGGCAAGCCGGTGTCGACGTACTCCGGTGGCATGCGTCGGCGGCTCGACCTCGCGATGACCCTGGTCGGCGAGCCCCGCGTCATCTTCCTGGACGAGCCGACCACCGGGCTCGACCCGCGCAGCCGCCGGGCCATGTGGGAGGTCATCCGGGGGCTCGTCGCCGAGGGCGTCACCATCCTGCTCACCACGCAGTACCTGGAGGAGGCCGACCAGCTCGCCGACCGCGTCGCGTTCCTCGACCACGGTCGACTGATCGCCGAGGGCACGCCCCGCGAGCTCAAGCGGCTCATCCCGGGCGGTCACGTCGTGCTGCAGTTCGCCGACGAGGCGGGGCTCGACTCGGCGGCCCGTACGTTCGCCACCGCCACCCGCGACGACGCGGCGCTCACCCTCCAGGTGCCGAGCGACGGCGGCGTCGGGTCCCTGCGCGCCCTGCTGGACCAGCTCGATCGCGGCTCGATCGACGTGGCCGGGCTCTCCGTGCACACCCCCGACCTCGACGACGTCTTCCTCAGCCTCACCGGTCGACCCGACCCCCGGGCCGGCCGACCCGACCACGAAAGGGCTCCCGCGCGATGA
- a CDS encoding AraC family transcriptional regulator: MGVQEVRMDPLEDVLALLGAESHVSAALVGGGGWAVGFDPPAGAKFNAVRRGRCALRVDGLAAPISLGEGDCFLLTRPVAYTLFTDPDAPVQPAYPIFAAAADGVARVGDGDDVLLIGGAFSLGGRARTLLLDDLPPVIHVPADTPEAGTVQWALGEIDAELRSTRLGSHLVAEHLALVLLIRVLRLHLARADRSSAGWLAGLADPVVAPALRAMHARPAHRWTVDEVARAATVSRSTLAARFKKVVGSGPLEYLTGWRIELAAERLRRGTDTVATIAQAVGYGSESALSVAFKRATGLSPRSYRTELAKGHPDDLPESAALADRTRPGR, from the coding sequence GTGGGCGTCCAGGAGGTGCGGATGGACCCGTTGGAGGACGTCCTGGCCCTGCTCGGCGCGGAAAGCCACGTCTCCGCCGCGCTGGTCGGGGGCGGAGGCTGGGCCGTCGGGTTCGACCCGCCGGCCGGGGCCAAGTTCAACGCCGTCCGGCGCGGCCGGTGCGCGCTGCGCGTCGACGGCCTCGCCGCACCGATCAGCCTCGGCGAGGGGGACTGCTTCCTGCTGACCCGGCCGGTGGCCTACACCCTGTTCACCGACCCCGACGCGCCGGTCCAGCCCGCGTACCCGATCTTCGCCGCCGCCGCCGACGGCGTGGCGCGCGTCGGCGACGGCGACGACGTGCTCCTCATCGGCGGAGCGTTCTCCCTGGGCGGGCGGGCCCGTACCCTCCTGCTGGACGATCTCCCGCCGGTCATCCACGTGCCGGCGGACACCCCGGAGGCCGGCACCGTCCAGTGGGCCCTCGGCGAGATCGACGCGGAGCTGCGATCCACGCGACTCGGCTCCCACCTCGTCGCCGAGCACCTGGCGCTGGTACTGCTGATCCGGGTTCTCCGGCTGCATCTGGCGCGCGCCGACAGGTCCTCCGCCGGCTGGTTGGCCGGTCTCGCCGACCCGGTGGTCGCGCCCGCGTTACGCGCGATGCACGCCCGCCCCGCGCACAGGTGGACGGTGGACGAGGTCGCCCGGGCTGCCACCGTCTCCCGGTCGACGCTGGCGGCCCGCTTCAAGAAGGTCGTCGGATCGGGCCCGCTGGAATACCTGACCGGATGGCGGATCGAGCTCGCGGCAGAGCGCCTCCGGCGTGGGACGGACACCGTCGCCACCATCGCGCAGGCCGTCGGGTACGGCTCGGAGAGCGCCCTCAGCGTCGCCTTCAAGCGGGCCACCGGGTTGTCGCCGCGCAGCTATCGGACGGAGCTGGCCAAGGGCCACCCGGACGACCTGCCCGAATCGGCAGCGTTGGCGGATCGGACCCGGCCCGGGCGGTAG
- a CDS encoding class I SAM-dependent methyltransferase, whose amino-acid sequence MATVSHPVFARVYQRLSVAMDRAGTAAFRADLVAGLSGRVIEIGAGNGRMFAHYPPGVTEVVAVEPERRLRAAAERAAPFAPVPVTVVDGLAEALPAGRGEFDAVVVALVLCTVPDPAGALAEASRVLRPGGELRFLEHVAAEDGSRVRRAQRLLDATLWPRLFAGCHTGRDTVAAIGAAGFRIEELRRFRFPAGSNSPSSPCALGRAVRPA is encoded by the coding sequence GTGGCAACGGTGTCCCACCCGGTGTTCGCCCGGGTCTACCAGCGACTCAGCGTCGCCATGGACCGCGCCGGCACGGCGGCGTTCCGCGCCGACCTGGTCGCCGGCCTGTCCGGACGGGTGATCGAGATCGGTGCCGGCAACGGTCGGATGTTCGCCCACTACCCGCCGGGAGTGACCGAGGTGGTCGCCGTCGAACCGGAACGACGGTTGCGCGCCGCCGCCGAGCGCGCCGCGCCCTTCGCCCCGGTTCCGGTCACCGTCGTGGACGGCCTGGCCGAGGCGCTACCGGCCGGGAGAGGCGAGTTCGACGCGGTGGTGGTCGCGTTGGTGCTGTGCACGGTGCCCGACCCGGCCGGTGCGTTGGCCGAGGCGAGCCGGGTGCTGCGGCCCGGGGGCGAGCTGCGCTTCCTCGAACACGTCGCCGCCGAGGACGGCAGCCGCGTACGCCGCGCCCAACGGCTCCTGGACGCGACGCTGTGGCCGAGGCTGTTCGCCGGCTGCCACACCGGTCGGGACACGGTGGCCGCGATCGGGGCGGCCGGCTTCCGGATCGAGGAGCTGCGCCGGTTCCGGTTCCCGGCCGGCAGCAACAGCCCCTCCTCGCCCTGCGCCCTCGGACGGGCGGTCCGGCCGGCCTGA
- a CDS encoding FUSC family protein encodes MVAAGRRGAEARAPVVVRLRDRATATLGERFRRVRTIGGLAVQAGLAAALSWLVAHEVLHVSQPVFAPISAVSTLAASVGQRLRRTVELIIGVTVGVLIGDLLLVVIGTGWWQLALIVVLAIVVALFLVGSAAVVLQAGATAVLICTLSPSIRDLEIPRFVDALVGGGVALLVTAVLLPLNPLRVLNRAARPALDLLVTQLDATADALRERDAARARTARDELRQSAGKLKAFVEATQGAREASTLSPVYRHQRYGPIGRYARAAEPIDRAVRNSGTLIRRAVTLIEDGEPVPEPLPRAVADLAEAVRSLKRQFAAGVEPDRAREQALRAVRTAGQAYREGVGFSGAVVVAQVRTTVSDLLAASGSAQEDANDLVRRAFGDL; translated from the coding sequence ATGGTCGCTGCCGGTCGGCGCGGGGCGGAGGCGCGCGCTCCGGTAGTCGTGCGGCTGCGGGACCGCGCGACGGCGACACTGGGCGAACGCTTCCGTCGGGTACGGACCATCGGCGGCCTGGCAGTGCAGGCCGGGCTCGCCGCGGCGCTGTCCTGGTTGGTGGCGCACGAGGTGCTGCACGTGTCACAGCCGGTGTTCGCGCCGATCTCGGCCGTCTCGACCCTCGCCGCCTCCGTCGGTCAGCGGCTGCGCCGCACGGTCGAGCTGATCATCGGTGTCACCGTCGGCGTGCTGATCGGTGACCTGCTGCTCGTGGTGATCGGCACCGGATGGTGGCAACTCGCCCTGATCGTGGTGCTGGCGATCGTCGTCGCGCTGTTCCTCGTCGGCAGCGCGGCTGTGGTGCTCCAGGCCGGGGCGACGGCGGTGCTGATCTGCACGCTCAGCCCGTCCATCCGCGATCTGGAGATCCCCCGGTTCGTGGACGCGTTGGTCGGGGGAGGAGTGGCGCTGCTGGTCACCGCGGTGCTGCTGCCGTTGAACCCGCTGCGGGTGCTCAACCGGGCGGCGCGGCCCGCGTTGGACCTCCTCGTGACCCAGCTCGACGCCACCGCCGACGCGTTGCGCGAGCGCGACGCCGCTCGGGCCCGGACCGCCCGGGACGAGCTGCGGCAGAGCGCTGGCAAGTTGAAGGCGTTCGTCGAGGCGACCCAGGGCGCCCGGGAGGCCAGCACGCTGTCGCCGGTCTACCGGCACCAGCGGTACGGGCCGATCGGACGCTACGCGCGGGCGGCCGAGCCGATCGACCGGGCGGTACGCAACAGCGGAACCCTGATCCGGCGGGCCGTGACGCTGATCGAGGACGGGGAACCGGTTCCGGAGCCGCTGCCGAGGGCGGTGGCCGACCTCGCCGAGGCCGTCCGGTCACTGAAGCGGCAGTTCGCCGCCGGCGTCGAGCCGGACCGCGCGCGGGAGCAGGCGCTGCGGGCGGTCCGGACGGCGGGTCAAGCCTACCGGGAGGGTGTCGGCTTCTCCGGTGCTGTCGTGGTGGCACAGGTCCGTACGACGGTCAGCGATCTTCTGGCCGCCAGCGGGTCAGCCCAGGAGGACGCGAACGACCTGGTCCGCAGGGCCTTCGGTGACCTGTGA
- a CDS encoding SDR family oxidoreductase, producing MKIVVIGGSGLIGSKLVDLLRARGHQAVPASPKTGVNTLTGEGVAGALTGAEVVVDVSNSPSFEDAAVREFFETSTRTLLAAATDAGVGHYVALSIVGCDRIPDSGYMRAKVVQEELIAEAEIPYSVVHATQFFEFLQGIIDAGTEGDTVHLAPVLIQPMAADDVAAAVAEVALGAPTNGVVEVAGPEQYRLDELARSVLADEQDARSVVVDPDARYFGARLGERSLVPADGARIAATSLADWRTRAKRAG from the coding sequence ATGAAGATCGTCGTCATCGGGGGCAGCGGCCTCATCGGCTCCAAACTCGTGGACCTCCTCCGCGCCCGCGGCCACCAGGCGGTGCCGGCGTCGCCGAAGACCGGCGTCAACACGCTGACCGGCGAGGGGGTGGCCGGCGCGCTGACCGGTGCCGAGGTCGTCGTGGACGTGTCGAATTCACCCTCGTTCGAGGACGCCGCGGTGCGCGAGTTCTTCGAGACGTCCACCCGGACGCTCCTCGCCGCCGCCACGGACGCCGGGGTGGGTCACTACGTGGCGCTCTCCATCGTGGGCTGCGACCGTATCCCGGACAGCGGGTACATGCGGGCCAAGGTCGTCCAGGAGGAGCTCATCGCCGAGGCGGAGATCCCGTACTCGGTGGTGCACGCCACCCAGTTCTTCGAGTTCCTGCAAGGGATCATCGACGCCGGAACGGAGGGCGACACCGTGCACCTCGCGCCGGTGCTCATCCAGCCGATGGCGGCGGACGACGTCGCGGCGGCGGTGGCCGAGGTGGCCCTCGGCGCGCCGACGAACGGCGTGGTCGAGGTGGCCGGCCCGGAGCAGTACCGCCTCGACGAGCTGGCCCGATCCGTCCTCGCCGACGAACAGGACGCCCGGTCGGTGGTGGTCGATCCGGACGCCAGATACTTCGGCGCCCGGCTGGGCGAGCGCTCGCTCGTCCCGGCGGACGGCGCCCGCATCGCGGCGACCAGCCTCGCCGACTGGCGTACCCGGGCGAAGCGCGCGGGCTGA
- a CDS encoding alpha/beta hydrolase has protein sequence MAKAAAGFTDVRQIDAGLLNVGYVDAGPPDGEAVILLHGWPYDIHSFVDVVPVLTAAGYRVVVPYLRGYGTTRFLSADTMRNGEPAAMALDLVALMDALKIDTAKLAGFDWGARTADVVAALWPERCRGLVSVSGYLIDGQASGRVPLPPKAEFAWWYQYYFATERGREGYDRNRRDFARLIWQTASPKWTFDDATFDRTAASFDNPDHVDIVIHNYRWRLALADGEARYDEIEQRLAGKPKINVPSISLEGDANGAPHLEPGVYAKQFAGQYEHRTVGGGVGHNLPQEAPQAFAEAVLQV, from the coding sequence ATGGCAAAGGCCGCCGCGGGATTCACCGACGTGCGACAGATCGACGCCGGGCTCCTGAACGTGGGCTACGTGGACGCCGGGCCACCCGACGGGGAGGCGGTGATCCTCCTGCACGGCTGGCCGTACGACATCCACAGCTTCGTCGACGTCGTGCCGGTGCTCACCGCCGCCGGATACCGGGTCGTCGTGCCGTACCTGCGCGGCTACGGCACGACCCGGTTCCTCTCCGCCGACACCATGCGAAACGGCGAACCGGCGGCGATGGCGCTCGACCTGGTAGCGCTGATGGACGCGCTGAAGATCGACACCGCCAAGCTGGCCGGCTTCGACTGGGGAGCGCGTACCGCCGATGTCGTGGCGGCGCTCTGGCCCGAGCGCTGCCGGGGGCTGGTCTCGGTCAGCGGCTACCTGATCGACGGCCAGGCGTCGGGCCGGGTGCCACTGCCCCCGAAGGCGGAGTTCGCGTGGTGGTACCAGTACTACTTCGCCACCGAACGCGGACGGGAGGGGTACGACAGGAACCGGCGCGACTTCGCCCGGCTCATCTGGCAGACGGCGTCGCCGAAATGGACGTTCGACGACGCCACGTTCGACCGCACCGCGGCGTCGTTCGACAACCCCGACCATGTCGACATCGTGATCCACAACTACCGCTGGCGGCTGGCCCTCGCCGACGGCGAGGCCCGGTACGACGAGATCGAGCAGCGTCTGGCCGGTAAGCCGAAGATCAACGTACCGAGCATCTCCCTGGAGGGGGATGCCAACGGCGCGCCGCACCTGGAACCCGGCGTCTACGCCAAGCAGTTCGCCGGTCAGTACGAGCACCGCACCGTCGGCGGTGGCGTCGGGCACAACCTGCCCCAGGAGGCGCCGCAGGCGTTCGCGGAAGCGGTGCTGCAGGTCTGA
- a CDS encoding endo-1,4-beta-xylanase: MKLRQWTTVGAVAVATVAALNTVPATASRPYDPTAQSLATLGMRHGLHVGTAVNLDALNDANDPQYRKLVESEFSSVTAENAMKWESLEPTRGTYNWGPADQLVEVAKRNRQSVRGHVLVWHNQLPAWLTSGVADGSISKQELRELLRRHITTVVNRYKGKIWQWDVVNEAVSDPWDTPSTLHYKGFWAQNLGPGYIADAFRWARAADPRALLFYNDYNIEAFGSGNPADDKTQFVYDMTRSLRAQGVPIDGVGSQGHLGTQYGNFDTLQVTAALKRFAGLGVATAFTEVDVRSRLTEGVQAGDAEEINPRLQASAANFSVLMKACLAVRSCLSYTVWGFSDNHSWVPGWFDDPPEGLATLYDENYQPKRAYHELKSDLIFAGPPYVQPRVAPKPRR, from the coding sequence ATGAAGTTAAGGCAGTGGACGACGGTCGGCGCGGTCGCCGTCGCGACCGTCGCGGCGCTGAACACGGTGCCGGCCACCGCGAGCCGGCCGTACGACCCCACCGCGCAGAGCCTCGCCACCCTCGGCATGCGGCACGGGCTGCACGTCGGCACGGCGGTCAACCTGGACGCCCTCAACGACGCCAACGACCCGCAGTACCGCAAGCTGGTCGAGTCCGAGTTCTCCTCGGTCACCGCGGAGAACGCGATGAAGTGGGAGAGCCTGGAGCCCACCCGCGGCACCTACAACTGGGGGCCGGCCGACCAGCTCGTCGAGGTCGCAAAGCGCAACCGGCAGAGCGTGCGGGGCCACGTGCTGGTCTGGCACAACCAGCTACCCGCCTGGCTGACCAGCGGTGTCGCCGACGGCTCGATCAGCAAGCAGGAGCTGCGCGAGCTGCTGCGCAGGCACATCACCACGGTCGTCAACCGCTACAAGGGCAAGATCTGGCAGTGGGACGTGGTCAACGAGGCGGTCAGCGACCCCTGGGACACCCCGTCGACGCTGCACTACAAGGGCTTCTGGGCGCAGAACCTCGGGCCCGGCTACATCGCCGACGCGTTCCGCTGGGCACGGGCCGCCGACCCCAGGGCGCTGCTGTTCTACAACGACTACAACATCGAGGCGTTCGGGTCCGGCAACCCGGCGGACGACAAGACCCAGTTCGTCTACGACATGACCAGGAGCCTGCGGGCCCAGGGTGTGCCGATCGACGGCGTCGGTTCCCAGGGCCACCTGGGCACCCAGTACGGCAACTTCGACACCCTCCAGGTGACCGCGGCGCTGAAGAGGTTCGCCGGGCTCGGCGTCGCCACCGCCTTCACCGAGGTCGACGTCCGCAGCCGGCTCACGGAGGGTGTCCAGGCCGGCGACGCGGAGGAGATCAACCCACGCCTCCAGGCCTCGGCCGCGAACTTCAGCGTGCTGATGAAGGCGTGCCTCGCGGTCCGGAGCTGCCTGTCGTACACCGTCTGGGGTTTCAGTGACAACCACTCGTGGGTGCCGGGCTGGTTCGACGACCCGCCGGAGGGTCTGGCCACGCTCTACGACGAGAACTACCAACCCAAGCGGGCGTACCACGAGTTGAAGTCCGACCTGATCTTCGCTGGGCCGCCGTACGTGCAGCCGCGCGTGGCGCCGAAGCCCCGGCGCTGA
- a CDS encoding SDR family NAD(P)-dependent oxidoreductase, translating into MTANPGITTPFDAGTTAAEIVEGVDLTGRRMIVTGGASGIGAETVRALAGAGAEVTVATRNPRAADGLVEEFGTGATRGTVRSSALDLADLASVDAFVAAWQGPLDVLVANAGIMALPSRQLTPEGWELQLATNHLGHFALARGLHDNLRAARAARVVVVSSGAHLAAPFDFDDPQFERRPYDPWSAYGQSKTGEVLLAVGMSRRWGSDGITANALNPGYIFTNLQRHIDDETMRAMGAMDEAGNLIEADYYKKPAQGASTTVLLAGSPLLDGVSGRYFEDNQEAPVVPGGPDATGGVAAHAMDPVAADRLWAYAEQTLAAR; encoded by the coding sequence ATGACAGCAAACCCAGGCATCACCACCCCGTTCGATGCCGGCACGACCGCCGCCGAGATCGTCGAGGGTGTCGACCTCACCGGCCGCCGAATGATCGTTACCGGGGGTGCCTCCGGCATCGGGGCCGAGACGGTGCGCGCGCTGGCCGGTGCCGGCGCCGAGGTCACCGTCGCGACCCGGAATCCACGAGCGGCCGACGGACTCGTCGAGGAGTTCGGCACCGGCGCCACCCGGGGGACGGTCCGGTCGTCCGCCCTCGACCTCGCCGACCTGGCGTCGGTCGACGCCTTCGTCGCGGCCTGGCAGGGTCCCCTGGACGTGCTCGTCGCCAACGCCGGAATCATGGCGCTGCCGTCCCGCCAGTTGACCCCCGAGGGCTGGGAACTCCAGCTCGCGACGAACCACCTCGGCCACTTCGCGCTCGCCCGAGGGCTGCACGACAACCTGCGGGCCGCCCGGGCGGCCCGGGTCGTCGTGGTCAGCTCCGGCGCGCACCTGGCCGCGCCGTTCGACTTCGACGATCCGCAGTTCGAGCGGCGCCCGTACGACCCGTGGTCGGCCTACGGCCAGTCGAAGACCGGGGAGGTGCTGCTCGCGGTCGGCATGTCGCGCCGGTGGGGGAGTGACGGGATCACCGCGAACGCCCTCAACCCCGGGTACATCTTCACCAACCTCCAGCGACACATCGACGACGAGACGATGCGGGCGATGGGTGCCATGGACGAGGCGGGCAACCTCATCGAGGCGGACTACTACAAGAAGCCCGCCCAGGGCGCGTCGACCACAGTGCTCCTCGCCGGCTCGCCCCTGCTCGACGGTGTGAGCGGCCGGTACTTCGAGGACAACCAGGAGGCCCCTGTCGTACCCGGTGGCCCCGACGCCACCGGTGGCGTCGCCGCGCACGCGATGGACCCGGTCGCCGCCGACCGGCTCTGGGCGTACGCCGAGCAGACCCTTGCCGCACGCTGA
- a CDS encoding DUF4097 family beta strand repeat-containing protein, whose amino-acid sequence MPVFETPEPITARIEIPVGDVWIAASDRTDTVVTVRPRDPSSKADVSAVEQTTVEYAAGHLVIRVPKSWRRYGFGTGPSVDVLVEAPTGSRLHAESSWAAFRCEGRLGECRIKTGGNVRLDGTGPLDIDSSHGEVAVEHVLGAARVKVSSGKVRLGAVDGTTEIKNSSGDCWIGRSGGDARVNTAYGDITVDVAAASVTARTAYGNLRLGEVARGAIELQTSYGAIEVGIRRGTAAWLDVSSKHGRVHNALESTDSPAETDETVEVRVSTSYGDITLRRA is encoded by the coding sequence ATGCCTGTTTTCGAGACGCCAGAGCCGATCACCGCGCGGATCGAGATCCCCGTCGGGGATGTCTGGATCGCCGCCAGCGACCGCACCGACACGGTGGTGACGGTGCGTCCGCGTGACCCGTCCAGCAAGGCCGACGTCAGCGCCGTCGAACAGACGACCGTCGAGTACGCCGCCGGGCACCTGGTGATCCGGGTGCCGAAGAGCTGGCGCCGCTACGGGTTCGGCACCGGGCCCTCGGTCGACGTCCTGGTCGAGGCGCCGACCGGGTCCCGGCTGCACGCCGAGTCGTCCTGGGCGGCGTTCCGGTGCGAGGGGCGACTCGGCGAGTGCCGGATCAAGACCGGAGGCAACGTCCGGCTCGACGGGACCGGGCCGCTGGACATCGACTCCAGCCACGGCGAGGTCGCTGTCGAGCACGTCCTGGGCGCCGCCCGGGTGAAGGTCTCGTCCGGCAAGGTGCGCCTCGGCGCGGTCGACGGCACCACCGAGATCAAGAACTCCTCCGGCGACTGCTGGATCGGCCGCAGCGGCGGCGACGCCCGGGTCAACACCGCGTACGGCGACATCACGGTGGACGTGGCGGCGGCCTCGGTGACGGCCCGCACCGCGTACGGCAACCTCCGGCTGGGCGAGGTCGCCCGCGGAGCGATCGAGTTGCAGACCTCCTACGGGGCCATCGAGGTCGGCATCCGGCGCGGCACCGCCGCCTGGCTCGACGTCAGCTCCAAGCACGGTCGCGTGCACAACGCGCTCGAGTCCACCGACAGCCCGGCGGAGACCGACGAGACCGTCGAGGTCCGGGTGAGCACCTCCTACGGCGACATCACGCTCCGCCGCGCCTGA
- a CDS encoding PIG-L family deacetylase — MAERPLTLMAVHAHPDDEATSTGGVLARYAAEGVRTVLVTCTDGRCGDGPGGVKPGDPGHDPAAVVAMRQAELAASCAELRVSHLETLGYADSGMMGWSTNDLPGSFWTTPVADAAARLAELIRRYQPDVIVTYDENGFYGHPDHIQAHRITMEAVRQTDVPAKVYWTTVPRSAFAEFGRVMKELGIEWAEPEADGPQLGLPDEDITTWVDTRGYGAQKFAALATHASQTENIFFLQLGQERFVELMGVETFLRVGDRTGAPTPEDDLFAGLR, encoded by the coding sequence ATGGCTGAGCGACCCCTGACCCTGATGGCGGTGCACGCCCACCCGGACGACGAGGCGACCAGCACCGGCGGCGTCCTCGCCCGCTACGCCGCGGAGGGGGTCAGGACGGTCCTCGTGACGTGCACCGACGGGCGCTGCGGCGACGGTCCCGGTGGGGTGAAGCCGGGCGACCCGGGGCACGACCCGGCCGCCGTGGTGGCGATGCGCCAGGCCGAGTTGGCGGCCAGCTGCGCCGAGCTGCGGGTCAGCCACCTGGAGACGCTCGGGTACGCCGACTCCGGCATGATGGGGTGGTCCACCAACGACCTGCCCGGCTCGTTCTGGACGACACCCGTGGCGGATGCTGCGGCCCGGCTGGCGGAGCTGATCCGGCGGTACCAGCCCGACGTGATCGTCACGTACGACGAGAACGGGTTCTACGGCCACCCGGACCACATCCAGGCCCACCGGATCACCATGGAGGCGGTGCGGCAGACCGACGTCCCGGCGAAGGTCTACTGGACCACGGTGCCGCGCTCGGCGTTCGCGGAGTTCGGTCGGGTCATGAAGGAACTCGGCATCGAGTGGGCCGAACCGGAGGCGGACGGCCCGCAGCTCGGCCTTCCCGACGAGGACATCACCACCTGGGTCGACACGCGCGGCTACGGCGCGCAGAAGTTCGCCGCGCTGGCCACCCACGCCAGTCAGACCGAGAACATCTTCTTCCTCCAACTCGGCCAGGAGCGGTTCGTCGAGCTGATGGGCGTGGAGACCTTCCTCCGCGTCGGTGACCGCACGGGCGCGCCAACGCCCGAGGACGATCTCTTCGCCGGTCTGCGCTGA